Sequence from the Nocardia brasiliensis genome:
CGCAGCTGGCCGCCGGACTCACGACCGAAGCATTGCGGAGGTCCGCACACGGAGTCCGTCATCAGACGCGCGGCAGCAGCGAACGCCGAAGCACGCACTGCGGACGCAGCCGAAGGAAGGTCCTGTCCTCGAACCGGCATGACCGGAGTCCAGCGCGTAGGACGCAGCTAGGCCGAGTCCCTGGTCACGCATGGCTGCGGCGAAGGCGGAGGTACGCACCGGCACCACGCAGGCGGAGGTACGCAGAGCAGGCGCAGCAGGACGAAGTCCTTCCACAGCCGCGCACGGCCGGAGCGAAGGCGGAGGTACGCCTACACCTCGCTAGGAGGCGGGCGGCGGGGTTATCGGGAAGCATCGATGCACGGGGCGATACTAACGTTCGTCGGCTCGCTTTGTCTCTCCGGTATCCCTGGCGCGGGGCCGTTATGGGTGTGTGCGGAGGTCGGGGTCGGCGGCGATGCGGGCGGCGGTCTCCTGGTCGGGTGGGTACGGGACAGCCCTGGTGAGCCATTCGCGGCGGAGTTCGGGGATGGTGACTTGGCGGGAGTCGCGCTTCCAGGTGGGCGTGCCGGACCAATCCATCTGGTCGGGGGCGTCGGCGAAACCCATGGTGTGTGCGAGGTAGTCGTTCCAGGCGCCGTAGGAGGTGACGAGCGTGCACCGTTCGGGCACATCGAGTTTCAGCAACCAGCGGCCGTGCGCCCATTCATGGTCGCCCAGTAGGAGATTCGCGGTGGTCCGCACCTGCGCGGCACGCAGCGCGCGACCGGGCCAGCACCACACCGGCGGGGCGTCGGCGCAATCCATACCGCGCCTTGCCATCTCGGCCGTCATCGCCTCGAACGCGGTCCGCCAGTTCGGCGTGACCCGCGCCCAGCTCGCCCGATACCGGCCGCTCGTGCGCACAGCCGCAACGACTTCGGGCGCCTGCAATGTCCACAGTCGCATCGTGCTATCACTCTGCCGAGTCGGCGTACATCTGCAGCATCTCCTCCAGCAGGGCGAGGACCGCGTCGTCGACCTCTGGCTTCGGGTAGACGCCCCGCACCACGGCCTGACCCGAGAAGACGTGCAGCGCAAGGTAGAACAGCGGCTCGCGGACGCGGCGCGGATACCGGCGCAGCACGCCGGTATGCTCGACCGCGGCCACGATCTCGTCGTAATAGGTCTGCACGGTGGGCGCAATCCGCGCGCGTAACTCGGCGTCCGAGCGCGCCGCGAGGTAGATCTCGCGCAGAGCGTGGGTGCTGTCGGCGGATTGGGCCGCCCGCAGGAACCGCAGCGCGCTGTCGAGCGGATTCGCCTGTTCCTCCAGGTGTTCCATCATCAGGAGGAAGGCGATCCGCTGCCGGTCGACGATCTCTTCGGCGGTGCGCACGATCAGGTCCAGCCTGCCGTCGAACTGCCGGAACATGGCGCCGACGGAAAGCCCTGCGCGACCGCAGATCTCCTGCACCGTCGTGCGCTGGTAGCCGACCTCGCTGATCGCGGCGATGGTCGCGTCGACGAGCTTGGCGACGGTCGCGGCACGGCGTTGCTGTTGTGTCCTGCGTGGTCGCGATACTTCGGCGCTACCGGTCATGACTGTCCATCCTTCCCGCAACCGCGAACGCTACCGTCCGGGGAGGCAGAGTGATCGGCGCCACAATGCGACCACCCATGCCGACCACACTCCCTCCGGCGACCACAGAACACTCGGCCACGACGACACCCGTTACCGATTCGCTCGCCCGCCCCACCGACCGGATAGTGCTCGCGAGCTCGACAGCGACAGCGACAGCCTCCCAAACGCCCACCTAAACCACATGGCTCACCCCTACCGGAATCGCTGCGGCGACAGCCTTGACCAACGCTCTCGGCCACCGCATGCCCCGCAGGCACCACCACCGCAACAGGCGACCCATCCCCCTGCGGTGGTGCCGAGCGCCCGCAATAGCTCTGCTCCGCCCACTGGATCGACCGATCGCGACTACGACCCGCACCGCACCGCACCGCAACAGACATCGCGCCGATGACCGGCTCCGGACAACCCTCTCGGCATGCCGGTCCGACCTGCCGAAACCCCGGTCGTGCCGGGCGACATCGGTACCATCGCCCTCATGGCGGCTCATCTCGTGCGGTTCGGCCCGATCGTCCTGCTCGCGCTTCTCGCGGTCAGCGCCTGCTCGAGCGGGGAGTCGGATTCCCCGTCGAGCCCGCCGGATCAGACGCTGATGGGCCGTACGTTCCTTTCGACCGGGGTCGAGGGCACGCCGATTCCCGGTGGCGGCCCGCTCCGGCTGACCTTCAAGGACAACCGGGTCACCGCGGACGCGGGCTGCAATACCCATTCGGGCACGGTGGCGGCGGAGGACCGGAAGCTGGTCGTGTCCAGCCTGGCGAGCACCCTGATGGCCTGCGGCGGCGACCGCCAGGGCGCCGACGAATGGCTCAGCGGCTTCCTGAACTCGCAACCCGGCTGGCAGCTCGACGGCCCGAAACTGACCTTGAAGAACGACAACCTTACGGTCATCATGCTGGACAAGAAGGTCGCCCAACCCGACAAACCGTTGCGCGGCACCACCTGGGTCGTCACTGCGCTGCTCACACCGGAGGCGCAGATCCGTTCGCAGACCATCGATGACGTGAAACCGACCCTCACGATCTCCCCCGATGGCAAGGTGTCCGGCACCGCGGGCTGCAATACGATGAACGGCAGCGCGACCGGTACCGACCCCGACCTGTCCTTCCAGGTCGCCACCACCAGGATGCTGTGCGCGCCGGAGGTGATGGAGGTCGAGCAGGCGGTCTTGAAGGCGTTGGACGGCAAGGCGAACGCTACCGTCGACGCCGACACCCTCACCATCAAGAACGAGAACGGCAACGGCCTGGTGCTGCACGCGCAGTAAATTCGCCCCACCCCGCCGACGTCGAACACCGATACCATCGGCGACATGCCAGCAATCCGCACCGACCTCGGCGAGATCGAACTCCGCACCACCATCGACGATCCACTGATCGCAGAGTTACACGCTGGTCAACGGGCGACGGAGGACGCCGACGACGCGCTCAAGGAGCTGCGCGAGCAACTGACCGGCCCGCACGTCCACGGCGTGGTGACGGTGCGCCGAGCGGGTGCCGTGACAGCCTGGACGCTGTTGATCGACCCGAACGATCCGGAGCGGTACCTGCTGGCCGTGCCGGTCGTCGACGCGGGTGAGACCGACACCTATCGCGCCATGCTGACCGCCGCCCTCGACGCGGCGCGCTCGTCGGAATACGTTGCGGTGCAATGGATCGTCCAGGACCCCGACGGCGCCGCGGTCGCGGCCGCCCTCGGCGCGCAGCCGCATCTAGAACTCGAAAGCCAGTGGCGCGCCGAACGCGGCGAGTGGCCCGAGACCACGGCGGCGCAGGTCGCGGCACTCCCGACCCCACCGAACCGGGAAACACTCGCCCGCTACGCCGACCTGTACACCGCCGCGGGCCTGAGCCGCTGCGACGACAACAGCTGCACCGACCACTGGACCGCCGACACCGTCGGCGCCCTGCTCGCCGACCGTGACGAATACCTGCACACCACCTTCACCCTCGGCTACTTCGACGCAGACGGCACGCTTCAGGCCGAAGCCTCGGCCGGCGTGTACGGCGACACCGCAACACTGGCCATCGTGCACGCGCAGTCCCCCGCCCCGGACCTGACCGCCCTGCTGACGAGCACCCTGCACCGCCTGCACCGCGATCACCCCGAGGTCCGGACCGCCGACGTATCAGCAGACCCCAACGACGATCCCCTGCACAACGCCCTCACCGCCGCCGGATTCACCTTGCGCGGCAACGTCACCGAGTACCGCGTCGCTGTGGACTGAACGTCGAAGGGCCGAGCACCTAGTGGTGCTCGGCCCTTCGACGAGGCAAAACCCTTACGGCAGTGGGCCGCCCGCGGCGATCGCGGAGAGGGTGGCGAACTCGTCACCCTTCAGCGAGGCGCCGCCGACCAGCGCGCCGTCGATATCGGTCTGCTTGATCAGCTCGCCGATGTTCTTGGCGTTGACCGAGCCGCCGTAGAGCACCCGCAGCTCGGCGGCCACCTCCGCGGCGGCGAGCTCGACGAGCTCGCCGCGGATGGCGCCGCATACCTCCTGCGCGTCGGCAGGGGTGGCGACCTTGCCGGTGCCGATCGCCCAGACCGGCTCGTAGGCGATGACGATCTTCGAGATCTCCTCCGCCG
This genomic interval carries:
- a CDS encoding DUF3841 domain-containing protein, translated to MRLWTLQAPEVVAAVRTSGRYRASWARVTPNWRTAFEAMTAEMARRGMDCADAPPVWCWPGRALRAAQVRTTANLLLGDHEWAHGRWLLKLDVPERCTLVTSYGAWNDYLAHTMGFADAPDQMDWSGTPTWKRDSRQVTIPELRREWLTRAVPYPPDQETAARIAADPDLRTHP
- a CDS encoding TetR/AcrR family transcriptional regulator codes for the protein MTGSAEVSRPRRTQQQRRAATVAKLVDATIAAISEVGYQRTTVQEICGRAGLSVGAMFRQFDGRLDLIVRTAEEIVDRQRIAFLLMMEHLEEQANPLDSALRFLRAAQSADSTHALREIYLAARSDAELRARIAPTVQTYYDEIVAAVEHTGVLRRYPRRVREPLFYLALHVFSGQAVVRGVYPKPEVDDAVLALLEEMLQMYADSAE
- a CDS encoding META domain-containing protein; translation: MAAHLVRFGPIVLLALLAVSACSSGESDSPSSPPDQTLMGRTFLSTGVEGTPIPGGGPLRLTFKDNRVTADAGCNTHSGTVAAEDRKLVVSSLASTLMACGGDRQGADEWLSGFLNSQPGWQLDGPKLTLKNDNLTVIMLDKKVAQPDKPLRGTTWVVTALLTPEAQIRSQTIDDVKPTLTISPDGKVSGTAGCNTMNGSATGTDPDLSFQVATTRMLCAPEVMEVEQAVLKALDGKANATVDADTLTIKNENGNGLVLHAQ